From Chlamydiifrater volucris, one genomic window encodes:
- a CDS encoding inorganic pyrophosphatase: MSKRFIPHPWHGPELSPDNYESLCCYIEITPSDSVKFELDKDSGLLKIDRPQKYSNFCPCLYGLLPRTYCGKRSGEFSAQRLNRSDILGDNDPLDVCVLTEKNITQGNILVQARPIGGIRIIDSGEADDKIIAVLEDDLVYGGIADITYCPSTILDMIIHYFLTYKATPDHLMSSGKPKVEVAGVYGKEEAKDVIRLAHEDYMESFA, from the coding sequence ATGAGTAAAAGATTTATTCCCCACCCATGGCATGGTCCTGAGCTTTCCCCTGACAACTACGAAAGCTTGTGCTGTTACATTGAAATTACTCCTTCCGATTCAGTAAAATTTGAGCTTGATAAGGATAGTGGTTTATTAAAAATAGACAGACCTCAAAAATATTCCAATTTTTGCCCTTGTTTGTACGGGCTACTTCCTAGAACATACTGTGGTAAGCGTTCAGGGGAGTTCAGCGCTCAAAGATTAAATCGATCAGATATTCTTGGCGATAATGATCCTCTGGACGTTTGTGTATTAACAGAAAAAAACATCACCCAAGGAAATATTCTGGTCCAAGCCAGACCTATTGGAGGCATAAGAATCATCGATTCCGGCGAAGCAGACGATAAAATTATAGCTGTTCTTGAGGATGACTTAGTCTATGGAGGAATAGCTGATATTACTTACTGCCCCTCAACCATATTAGACATGATTATTCATTATTTTCTCACGTACAAAGCCACCCCGGATCACTTAATGAGTTCTGGGAAGCCTAAGGTAGAAGTAGCCGGAGTCTATGGGAAAGAAGAAGCGAAAGATGTTATTCGTCTCGCCCACGAGGATTATATGGAGTCTTTTGCCTAA